In Paroedura picta isolate Pp20150507F chromosome 12, Ppicta_v3.0, whole genome shotgun sequence, one DNA window encodes the following:
- the ZPR1 gene encoding zinc finger protein ZPR1 isoform X1 encodes MSALGEAAGPLFRPPGPDAAAEEEEPPVEIESLCMACLRRGVTRLLVRRVPFFREVLLSSFACASCGWANAEVTPAGRLQERGVRYTLAVQRKQDLNREVVKTDSATASIPELDFEIPAFSQKGALTTVEGIIDRAITGLEQDQPVRRETDPSVAGQIEEFISRLKRLKEAEEAFTFVLDDPSGNSFVENPHAPQRDEGLVVTHYKRSAQQAAILGIQEDESEAKAVEPADDLRNEVMQFNTNCPECNAPAKTNMKLVHIPHFKEVIIMATNCEACGHRTNEVKSGGAIEPLGTKITLQVTDPSDMTRDLLKSETCRVEIPELEFELGMGALGGKFTTLEGLLKDIQTLVEKNPFTLGDSCTPRRAEKLSAFSGKLQQILDGQLRVHFVMDDPAGNSYLQNVYAPEEDPELHVEHYERSFEQNEELGLNDMKTEDYETENATSEQ; translated from the exons ATGTCGGCGCTGGGGGAGGCCGCGGGGCCGCTCTTCCGCCCGCCCGGCCCCGACGCCGCCGCCGAAGAGGAGGAGCCACCGGTCGAGATCGAGTCGCTGTGCATGGCCTGCCTGCGCCGC GGCGTGACGCGGCTGCTGGTGAGGCGCGTGCCCTTCTTCCGCGAGGTCCTGCTCAGCTCCTTCGCCTGCGCCAGCTGCGGCTGGGCCAACGCCGAGGTCACGCCGGCCGGGCGCCTCCAGGAGCGCGGGGTGCGCTACACGCTGGCCGTGCAACGCAAGCAG GATTTGAACAGGGAAGTGGTGAAGACGGACAGCGCCACCGCTAGCATCCCAGAGCTAGACTTTGaaatcccagccttctcccagaagGGAG CACTCACCACTGTGGAAGGGATAATTGACAGAGCCATAACAGGATTGGAGCAGGATCAGCCGGTCCGCAGG GAAACTGACCCCAGTGTGGCAGGACAGATAGAGGAATTCATTTCAAGGTTGAAGCGTCTGAAAGAAGCAGAGGAAGCCTTCACTTTC GTCCTAGATGACCCTTCAGGGAACAGCTTTGTGGAGAACCCTCATGCCCCCCAGAGAGATGAAGGCCTGGTAGTTACCCATTATAAGAGATCTGCCCAGCAGGCTGCAATACTGGGGATTCAG GAAGACGAGTCAGAGGCGAAAGCAGTGGAGCCAGCAGATGACCTGAGGAATGAG GTAATGCAGTTTAACACCAACTGCCCAGAGTGCAATGCTCCTGCCAAGACCAACATGAAGCTGGTGC ACATTCCCCACTTCAAAGAGGTTATCATCATGGCCACAAACTGTGAGGCATGTGGCCACCGCACGAACGAG GTTAAATCTGGAGGTGCTATAGAGCCTTTGGGAACCAAAATAACCCTCCAGGTGACGGACCCCTCAGACATGACTAGGGACCTCCTTAAG TCAGAGACCTGCAGGGTGGAGATTCCAGAACTGGAATTTGAGCTGGGCATGGGGGCCCTGGGTGGCAAATTCACCACTCTGGAAGGATTACTGAAGGATATCCAGACCCTG GTGGAAAAGAATCCCTTCACCCTTGGGGACAGTTGCACCCCCAGGAGGGCAGAGAAACTCAGCGCGTTCAGCGGGAAGTTGCAGCAG ATATTGGATGGGCAGCTGCGAGTGCATTTTGTTATGGATGACCCTGCAGGGAACAGTTACCTTCAG AACGTGTATGcccctgaggaagacccggaactGCATGTGGAGCACTACGAACGCAGCTTTGAGCAGAATGAGGAGCTGGGCCTCAATGACATGAAGACAGAGGACTATGAGACAGAGAACGCCACCTCTGAGCAGTAG
- the ZPR1 gene encoding zinc finger protein ZPR1 isoform X2, with product MSALGEAAGPLFRPPGPDAAAEEEEPPVEIESLCMACLRRDLNREVVKTDSATASIPELDFEIPAFSQKGALTTVEGIIDRAITGLEQDQPVRRETDPSVAGQIEEFISRLKRLKEAEEAFTFVLDDPSGNSFVENPHAPQRDEGLVVTHYKRSAQQAAILGIQEDESEAKAVEPADDLRNEVMQFNTNCPECNAPAKTNMKLVHIPHFKEVIIMATNCEACGHRTNEVKSGGAIEPLGTKITLQVTDPSDMTRDLLKSETCRVEIPELEFELGMGALGGKFTTLEGLLKDIQTLVEKNPFTLGDSCTPRRAEKLSAFSGKLQQILDGQLRVHFVMDDPAGNSYLQNVYAPEEDPELHVEHYERSFEQNEELGLNDMKTEDYETENATSEQ from the exons ATGTCGGCGCTGGGGGAGGCCGCGGGGCCGCTCTTCCGCCCGCCCGGCCCCGACGCCGCCGCCGAAGAGGAGGAGCCACCGGTCGAGATCGAGTCGCTGTGCATGGCCTGCCTGCGCCGC GATTTGAACAGGGAAGTGGTGAAGACGGACAGCGCCACCGCTAGCATCCCAGAGCTAGACTTTGaaatcccagccttctcccagaagGGAG CACTCACCACTGTGGAAGGGATAATTGACAGAGCCATAACAGGATTGGAGCAGGATCAGCCGGTCCGCAGG GAAACTGACCCCAGTGTGGCAGGACAGATAGAGGAATTCATTTCAAGGTTGAAGCGTCTGAAAGAAGCAGAGGAAGCCTTCACTTTC GTCCTAGATGACCCTTCAGGGAACAGCTTTGTGGAGAACCCTCATGCCCCCCAGAGAGATGAAGGCCTGGTAGTTACCCATTATAAGAGATCTGCCCAGCAGGCTGCAATACTGGGGATTCAG GAAGACGAGTCAGAGGCGAAAGCAGTGGAGCCAGCAGATGACCTGAGGAATGAG GTAATGCAGTTTAACACCAACTGCCCAGAGTGCAATGCTCCTGCCAAGACCAACATGAAGCTGGTGC ACATTCCCCACTTCAAAGAGGTTATCATCATGGCCACAAACTGTGAGGCATGTGGCCACCGCACGAACGAG GTTAAATCTGGAGGTGCTATAGAGCCTTTGGGAACCAAAATAACCCTCCAGGTGACGGACCCCTCAGACATGACTAGGGACCTCCTTAAG TCAGAGACCTGCAGGGTGGAGATTCCAGAACTGGAATTTGAGCTGGGCATGGGGGCCCTGGGTGGCAAATTCACCACTCTGGAAGGATTACTGAAGGATATCCAGACCCTG GTGGAAAAGAATCCCTTCACCCTTGGGGACAGTTGCACCCCCAGGAGGGCAGAGAAACTCAGCGCGTTCAGCGGGAAGTTGCAGCAG ATATTGGATGGGCAGCTGCGAGTGCATTTTGTTATGGATGACCCTGCAGGGAACAGTTACCTTCAG AACGTGTATGcccctgaggaagacccggaactGCATGTGGAGCACTACGAACGCAGCTTTGAGCAGAATGAGGAGCTGGGCCTCAATGACATGAAGACAGAGGACTATGAGACAGAGAACGCCACCTCTGAGCAGTAG